The Lacerta agilis isolate rLacAgi1 chromosome 14, rLacAgi1.pri, whole genome shotgun sequence sequence gggtggctaataccccagaggacaggatcacacttcaaaatgaccttaacagattagacaactgggccaaagcaaacaagatgaattttaacaaggagaaatgtaaagtactacacttgggcaaaaaaaatatgaaaggcacaaatacaggatgggtgacacctggcttgagagcagtacacgtgaaaaggatctaggagtcttggtagaccacacacttgacatgagtcaacagtgtgatgcagcagctaaaaaagccaatgcaattctgggctgcatcaataggagtatagcgtctagatcaagggaaataatagtaccactatattctgctctggtcagacctcacctggaatactgtgtgcagttctgggcaccacagttcaagaaggatactgacaagctggaacgtgtccagaggagggcaaccgaaatggtcaaaggcctggaaacgatgccttatgaggaacggcttagggagctgggtatgtttagcctggagaagagaaggttaaggggtgatatgatagccatgttcaaatatataaaaggatgccatatagaggagggagaaaggttgttttctgctgctccagagaagcggacacggggcaatggattcaaactacaagaaagaagattccacctaaacattaggaagaacttcctgacagtgagagctgttcagcagtggaatttgctaccaaggagtgtggtggagtctccttctttggaggtctttaagcggaggcttgacagccatctgtcaggaatgctttgatggtgtttcctggttggcagggggttggactggatggcccttgtggtctcttccaactctaggattctatgaccagTTTGCCCAGCCCTATATAGAATTCAGGTTGCGTGATTTGGCTTTCCTCTGAGCTGCATTGGTCCTCAATCCCTCCGCCGTTGCCTAATGCAGGATTTGTACAGCAGTGGATGACTCTAagagtgtgtttatttttttattaaggagGTACCCTCActgctgtctctctccccccccccccccgcccccaaatggCCACACATTTCCTCTTTCGTAGGCAAGAAAGGAATTGCAGCGGTGCCGAGGAAACTGGTTGAAATGGGAAGTGGTCCATCGGCTTCTGCAGGAGGCGCTAAGGGAACTGGGAACTGGCCTGTCTCCACGGGACCAAAAAGTAATGCTTGAAGGGAaacagtggcgggggggggggggagaaattggaGGATGAGCGAGGGCTGTCGGTAGGAATCTGGAAGTAGGCAGAGCTTTGAGAGAGGCTGGCTAAAGCATTTGGCAATAAGCATTACTGAAGAAAAATGGTGTTGTGCTTATAGTCGGCTTTTGAAGTGGGCTCGTGGAGCGCTCTAACAAGGCTCAGAAACAGACAGCGAGATCTCGGTTTGTTTGTTGAAGGCATTTACAATGTGCCCTTTAGCCAGAAAGACTCTGGTAGCTTACAGAAATGAGTACTAAGATGATCTTGCCTGTCTACTATCTAAGAAACCCATGACACATGAGGAAAATGGGatggaagagagaggaaaggagaagcTGTTTAGGGAAGAcggtttaatagactattgtattttaatattctgttggaagccgcccagagtggctggggaaacccagccagatgggcggggaatgaatgaatgaatgaatgaataaaatttattattattatttattagcaaGCACAAGCCCACATTCTTAAACCTACACTTCTTATAATGAAGTGATGAATGTGTAGATTCTGGCCGTTTAGAGGAGCAGGTCAACTCCTGGCTGCTTCTTGTCGGGGAAAGAAACATGGGGTGATAAACGGGAAAATCAAGCCTTGAAACAGTGAAATGTGATGGTTTTATGCAAGTTTCAGAGAAAAGccttgtgtgtgtggaaggtCTGGCGAGGCTGATGAGAGGCTTTGTGTGGGAGagatttgcttccccccccctccaacctcTTTCATTCCTGTCCCTCAGTTCCTTGAGGTCCTGGAGCAGCAGCTTTTGGTAGCTGAACTGAAACGGATGCTTGATCTCGGCCCTTCTCTGCAAGACACACAACCGTCTCTTTTGGGTTTGGAGGCCTCTGATCTACAGGAGCTTCTTCCCCCTAACCAAGTAAGATGGACATAAGTAGAAGAATTCCCCACAAGCAGAGCTGTTGAGAGGCCCAAGCGTAGAGGCCCAATCCTTCCTTTTTAGACCGCGTTACGAAACTTATAATTTACTGCAAGAAGAGGGCGCGTTATTCCCCAACTGGCCTTTTCCTCCTGTTCAGGATAGGCTTAATGAGCATGGTGAAGATCAGGCACtcccagaagttttgggactcccatcatccctagctaacaggaccagtgttcaaggatgatgggaattgtagtcccaaaacatctggagggccgagtttgggggtgcctggtgaaGATTCATCTGTAGGGCAGGGGCTAATATATGAGAGATCCTGCCCCAGGACACAGGCAGGGCCAACGTGAAACCCCCCCAAAGGTGTGTCCTCTCAGTGAACCCTGGGAATCTTAGCTCTCTAAGGGAGTCCTTAGTGCCTTTGTGAAATTAAAAATGCTTCCTAGTGGTATTCCCTCCCACCTCCACAATCTGTGTTTTTATCACCAAACTAGGTGTGAGCGAAGCTATATTTCAAGAAAGAAAGGCCTACTAGTCTGGAGTGtagcatgctctagttatctcccactctgactactgcaatgcgctctacgtggggctgcctttgaaggtgacccggaaactacaattaatccagaatgcggcatctagactggtgactgggagtggccgccgggactatgaaagacctacattgactcccagtatgtttccgagcacaattcaaagtgctggtgctgacctttaaagctctaaatggcctcggcccagtatacctgaaggagcgtctccacccccattgttcagcctggacactgaggtccagctccaagggccttctggcggttccctcactgcaagaagtgaagttacagggaaccaggcagagggccttctcggtggtggcgcctgccctgtggaacgccctctcatcagatgtcaaggaaataaacaactacctgacctttagaagacatctgaaggcagccctgtttagggaagtttataatgtttggtgttttgtcgcttttttaatattctattgggagccacccagagtggctggggaaacccagccagataggcagggtataaataaaaaattattactattagtagtagtatggTCACTGCAGGAGGGGATGTTCCTTTAGGGGCTTTTATCTCCTCTCTCCCCGTTACTTCAGTCGACGTGGCTTGCGAGTGTTTGATGTACAGATCCAGTGTGCCCAACGCTACGCGATAAGCACTCTGAAAAAATCCCCGGCGACAGTTAAGCTTGTTCACATTCATAGTACTGATGCGGCCTCTCTTTTCTGCACTTTGCCACAGGAGCTGGAGCAAATGCAAAAACACCTCCCCGCGGAATTGGAGAAACGCCTTAAGTCCAAATGCCTTGCCGTGCTCGGTTACTACCTCCCTGAGAGTGGTGAGATGCCATTCTTCCCCCCAGGCTGCCTCAGCTGGAGAGGGTCTCTCGTTCCATCAGCTTTGCCGAGACACCGGCTCCAGCGGCCGCCTTCTGCCCTTGAGCTGTTTCTGCGCCAGCTGGTCATTATCGGAAGAAGCATTGCCTGAGTtcgctttccccctcttccctccctgtcccctcTACCTAGTGTGTCGTGTTTTCTAGTTTGTAGGCCTGTGGGCAGCAGGGACCGTTTAGTTTTAATGGGTTGTGTGCAAACTGCTccgggagcctttttggctgaagagcggGGTGCAAATACTtgaaatgcaaatacagtggtaactcaggttgcagacatgatccattccggggtgctgtttgcaccctgaaaaTCCACATCCTGAGCAGCGATATGGCGCTTCTGCACGTGCGGTGAAAcacggaagtaaacacttccggggttgccgcattcgtaacccgcgccattcgcaacctgcagcgaacgcaacatgaggtatgactgtagggGGGGAGCCCCCTGCAGGTGGGGGGAAGCCCATAACAATTCTGGGGGATTTAAGGGTGCCATGTGGGTCGGGGCTGCCTGTTGACCTGACCTCTCTTCTTCTCAGATGGCGCTGGAGAAGTTGCACGGGCAGCAATGCTGGGGACCTTGGCAGAGTGCTTGGCTGCAGAGAAGCAGCGTCTGCGAGAAAGCCAGGCTCGGCACCAGGAACTGGTGGGGttgctggagcagcagaaagccgCCTATCCCCAGGTaacagctggaggagggagggaagtctgCCAGTGTGGGCTGTGGGCATGCCAGAAGTCTCCGTGCACACTTTGCCAAGAAAATTGTgcaattaaggggggggggggaaatcattcagCTTGCacagtttaaaacacattttgtttgtttgtaacgaGGAGAATTAAATTGATAACATTGTTAAAAGCAGTGTTTTCCTACCTCTCCCTTGTGCTCACCCTCTCTCAAAATTTGCCCCTGAAGGGCAGGGGACACCCTGGGGCAGATTTTGGGggacatggggagaggagaggaaaggaaagtctTGTTGTGTAAGTGGAGcaccttgttaaaaaaaaatcagaatgttTCAACGAGTCCAATATTTTTTCTGAGTATTCCAAAAATGTTGGAGACAACCGACTgctttgatttattatttttaagtgcaaAATACCCTGTTTCTCTTGCATAAATAGTAACTAGGTAAATATTAAATAACCTGGAAATAAATGTGTTGCTAGCCCTACAGCAAATCTTTAAAATGAATCAATGCCTCTGCCAGATCACAATTGTGCTTTATCGTTTCCTAAATAGGCATATTTACACCCTGTCTATCAAACAGAGGCACTTCATTTTTGTCTGATGAAAACAAGCTGGACATTTTCATTCCGACCTTGCTTCTGCCTGTATACGTCATGacttaagttaggtccattaatttcaatgctcTGATCAGGGTTTAGTCCAACACAGCCCTATGTTTTTAAAGCTTTGTAAGTCACTGAGAAAGTCGTAACGTAGCAAGCAACTGATTAATCGATTAATCACTAATTTCACTCTCCACAGGTCTTGTTACGCTGCTTGGCCATACTGAAACGCTTGGCACGCGAGTTCCGCCTTAATGCTCAGTCTGAACTCGACTATTTCAGCACCCAGTACCTAGAGACCAAATGCAATGCCATGTTCTTCAAGATACGGTGAGGCCTTACCTGTGTCTGTTCGTGTCATGTCAGAGATTGTTTGCAAGGCTGGAGATGAAACGAAAGATGGCTTAGCCTTAGACCTCACCCcgtgtcagagaccaggctgaggagtactgcTCTGATGAAGAATGGTgcgagcctccccctccccctgctcctgacctgGATCCTGAAGCTTCCcaggagcagtatagatttggaacagtggttttcCGACgggcatagttctgaagacaaaagttgggacaaactggggggtgaacagcaaagtgaagaagaactggaagagaggGTCTGAGCTAACAGACTCTctcgctggaaagtgtccagcctatTAGTCCAAGGTCACGTAGAGCAGTTAAGGTGGCTACACAAAAAACACAGtagttgcgagatcaggttgcaaggcaCGGAAGTGACTAGAcgggaagtgggtggaaaccttaattgggagcaccttcattccgagaatggctttgttcttttgctgtgatcattaaagactctttaaatggtaaaGTGAGCTATGCTGACTTCAACCCCTGgtggcatctccgggtagggtgagaaccctgcctgaaaatcctgggaagccactgccggtcagtgcagacaatagtGCCTGATTGACCGATGGTCCGACtcggtgtaaggcaacttcctatgctcaCCCAGATCAGATCTGTCTCATGAATATGGTTTAGTGATCCACCATGTATCCAACCTGGGGTGTCTGTCATAGGGTAGCAAGTCATTATGTCTAAAGGGAGGTTTTCTGTAGTTTCCAAGAGAGAATTAGAATCCAGGAGATGCTTTGAAAATTTGGTTTGCGCATAACGTTGGTCGTACTCGCAGCAGACCCTTTGAAACAAAGGGACGTGACTAACTCAGATTTGTTAATTTGAGTAGGCCTTTTCCGAGTAGGAAGTTGGGTCCAGCTCAGCGGTTAGGAGTTGTTGCAGTTATCTGTGAGTAAGGGGCAGAGTAGAAGCCATACATGGGAGGTGTTACAGGAAGAGGACTCTAGTGTCTGTCAATCCTGCTCCTCCAAATAATTCTTTCTGCCACAGGCTCGAGGAGCTGAGCATCCTTTTGGAAACCTACACGCCTGAGAAAGTGGATGTGCATCGGATGAtgaggtaagtgtgtgtgtgtgtgtgtgttggagcgGCCAGTCTTTATTTATGGCCGTAAAGCTAAACACGGAGACTCCCGTGGGTCCCACTGCTGTGGCAGGTGTGAATACAGATAGCAGCTGGAAGGTGATTACCAGCAAATGGTGTTTTGTTGGCAGGCAgctcccttttatttatttatttttttaaaaaaaaaatctctgaggTACCCTAAGTCACAACGAGTTGTGCTGCAGAGCTTTTGCTGACTTTGCATCTGCACTAGAGGGTAATGCCAAGACcttattgaatcatagaattgtagagtcggaagggacctcaagggtcatctagtccaacccccggcagtgCAGGAAAGTTGCTTGTTTGTGGT is a genomic window containing:
- the HAUS4 gene encoding HAUS augmin-like complex subunit 4 isoform X1, which produces MRSRPFCHQPPAFLFFSPLLIGFRFLRRAPSRWLRLLSELWLCRARGGDGWKPYFGLVQIEPSGQKEKLIFPGKRPMASALGTVGVQLLRQPGCGSCLPPCSLTDEDLASYPGLANLLLGLTSHMDSSGLSVHLAQQMEEARKELQRCRGNWLKWEVVHRLLQEALRELGTGLSPRDQKFLEVLEQQLLVAELKRMLDLGPSLQDTQPSLLGLEASDLQELLPPNQELEQMQKHLPAELEKRLKSKCLAVLGYYLPESDGAGEVARAAMLGTLAECLAAEKQRLRESQARHQELVGLLEQQKAAYPQVLLRCLAILKRLAREFRLNAQSELDYFSTQYLETKCNAMFFKIRLEELSILLETYTPEKVDVHRMMRDKLQTALSQEEQDLATSRKIVSNYETLGPEFEELVKEYARLQAIIENRRWALREFSKD
- the HAUS4 gene encoding HAUS augmin-like complex subunit 4 isoform X2, translating into MASALGTVGVQLLRQPGCGSCLPPCSLTDEDLASYPGLANLLLGLTSHMDSSGLSVHLAQQMEEARKELQRCRGNWLKWEVVHRLLQEALRELGTGLSPRDQKFLEVLEQQLLVAELKRMLDLGPSLQDTQPSLLGLEASDLQELLPPNQELEQMQKHLPAELEKRLKSKCLAVLGYYLPESDGAGEVARAAMLGTLAECLAAEKQRLRESQARHQELVGLLEQQKAAYPQVLLRCLAILKRLAREFRLNAQSELDYFSTQYLETKCNAMFFKIRLEELSILLETYTPEKVDVHRMMRDKLQTALSQEEQDLATSRKIVSNYETLGPEFEELVKEYARLQAIIENRRWALREFSKD